In the genome of Thermodesulfobacteriota bacterium, one region contains:
- a CDS encoding NAD(P)/FAD-dependent oxidoreductase: MKPNSSSVNKVLIIGSGIGGLTTAIILVKLGYDVTVIEKNSHPGGLTRSYTRNGIECATGVHYLGSLAKGQVLRKFFDYFEVTSKIPVERMGLNGIIDRYLFDTGFIKSGIFDFPEGCDAYEHNLKCMFPEEQKQISVIMKPIRQASEKLHSLDLLYSTENDLLSLDQYKPLGDILAQLNCSPGLKSVLGVPSCWIGVQPEECPAFYHNMALVSYLSSSWRLKCSGSHMANVFAQRLESLGGSIIQSNRVKEILVKSRVVKGVGLKSGRVLEAPLVIGAVHPQVVLDLLPDGAVKPSYRKRISKLRNTFGIFCVHAELDAAYHEEIPYNIFKVDTDRYGNIPDIKFYQIRNSEKKQKNLLSILTSGLTSGKSELWNKWEDSITGHRGTDYLKEKNKHAIRLVNEAQEILGSFNGLKIIDVYTPLTLRDWVNSPEGSAYGVLRSSRQLLATALLNRTSVKGLFIAGQNVVAPGIIGTIMGSFRTVKTIIGTEQFNKKVVVG; this comes from the coding sequence ATGAAACCAAATTCGTCTTCGGTAAATAAAGTTTTGATCATCGGGTCGGGTATCGGCGGACTGACTACCGCTATTATCTTGGTCAAACTTGGTTATGATGTCACAGTGATAGAAAAAAACAGTCATCCCGGTGGACTCACACGAAGCTATACACGTAACGGGATTGAATGCGCCACCGGGGTTCATTACTTGGGATCTCTCGCCAAAGGACAGGTTCTGAGAAAATTTTTTGATTATTTTGAGGTGACCTCGAAAATTCCAGTGGAAAGAATGGGGCTAAACGGTATCATTGACAGATATCTTTTTGATACCGGTTTTATCAAATCAGGAATTTTCGATTTTCCCGAAGGGTGTGATGCATACGAACATAATTTAAAATGCATGTTTCCTGAGGAACAAAAACAGATTTCAGTCATAATGAAACCGATACGACAGGCCAGCGAAAAATTGCATTCACTCGATCTCCTGTATTCAACCGAGAATGATTTATTATCTCTCGACCAGTACAAACCGTTGGGAGACATTTTAGCCCAATTAAATTGTTCACCGGGATTAAAAAGTGTTCTGGGTGTTCCGTCATGCTGGATAGGCGTTCAACCGGAAGAATGCCCGGCCTTTTATCATAACATGGCGCTGGTGTCCTATTTATCCTCGTCCTGGAGATTGAAATGCAGCGGTTCGCATATGGCGAATGTTTTTGCCCAGCGTTTGGAATCTCTGGGAGGCAGCATTATTCAAAGCAACAGAGTAAAAGAAATTCTGGTTAAATCGCGTGTGGTAAAAGGGGTTGGCCTGAAATCCGGCCGGGTATTGGAGGCGCCCCTTGTTATCGGGGCAGTTCATCCGCAAGTTGTTCTCGATCTATTGCCGGATGGAGCGGTAAAACCTTCATACCGAAAAAGGATTTCAAAATTAAGAAATACATTCGGAATTTTTTGTGTTCATGCCGAGCTGGATGCCGCTTATCATGAAGAAATACCGTATAATATCTTTAAAGTAGATACGGATAGATACGGGAATATTCCTGATATAAAATTTTATCAGATTCGAAACAGCGAAAAAAAGCAAAAAAATCTTTTATCTATCCTGACATCAGGTCTGACATCAGGTAAATCTGAACTGTGGAACAAATGGGAAGACAGCATCACAGGGCACCGCGGCACGGATTATCTCAAGGAAAAAAATAAACACGCCATTCGGCTGGTAAATGAGGCACAGGAAATATTAGGGTCTTTTAACGGTCTGAAGATAATTGATGTTTATACACCCCTGACTCTGCGGGACTGGGTAAACAGTCCCGAAGGAAGCGCATATGGCGTTCTTCGTTCTTCCCGGCAACTGCTTGCGACCGCCCTGCTGAATCGTACCTCAGTAAAGGGCTTATTTATTGCAGGTCAGAATGTGGTGGCACCGGGAATCATCGGGACCATAATGGGGTCTTTCAGAACAGTTAAGACGATTATCGGTACTGAACAATTTAATAAAAAAGTAGTGGTGGGTTAA